One window of the Populus nigra chromosome 4, ddPopNigr1.1, whole genome shotgun sequence genome contains the following:
- the LOC133692390 gene encoding mediator of RNA polymerase II transcription subunit 33B-like isoform X1: MAAASCTVWDSVLELTQSAQVKNCDPQLWAIQLSSNLNSAGVDLPSMELAHLLVSHICFDNHMPITWKFLEKALSFNLVPPLLVLALLSTRVVRNRQLHPSAYRLYMELVKRHAFSFSALIAAPNYQLIMKSIDDVAHLSQIFGVQLCEPGFLLVEFVFSIVWQLLDASLDDEGLLELGAEKNSRWLPRPEGMEIDGHENFSEKRNEHHEGLHKVNTTMAIELIGEFLKNKLTSRLLYLARQNMPSQWGGFIEQLQLLVVHSAALRNSKHITPDAFLQLTSDTRRVLSRECKTISQHEFHAVMFSGSLKSSVGQCHGASQSAVWLTIDLFLEDTMDGSQVTTTSAIENLISLVKALQAVNRTTWHDTFLGLWIAALRLVQRERNPSEGPVPRLDTCLSMLLSISTLVVANIIEEEESELIDETQQSPTNQRKEKQGKRRKGLITSLQLLGDYEGLLTPPQSVSSVANQAATKATMFISGLTVSNGYSMSINDMPVNCSGNLRHLIVEACIARNMLDTSAYLWPGYVTLANQVPRSVPSQTLGWLSLMNGSPLTPSMINILVSTPASSLPAIEKIYEIAVDGSDDEKISAAAILCGASLVRGWNIQEHTILFIIKLLSPPVPADYSGSESHLINYAPLLNVLLVGISSVDCVQILSLHGLVPLLAGALMPICEAFGSAVPEVSWTLPTGEELSCHAVFSNAFTLLLRLWRFDHPPIDHVMGDVPPVGSHLSPEYLLLVRNSLLSSLGTSTRRQLRRRRFSTILSLSVEPIFMDSFPKLKLWYRQHLECIASTFSGLVHGTPVHQIVDALLNLMFRRINRGVQPSTSTNSGSSLSSGPGAEDAQARLKISAWDILEATPFALDAALTACAHGRLSPRELATGLKDLADFLPASLATIVSYLSAEVTRGIWKPASMNGTDWPSPAVNLSSVEQQIKKILAATGVDVPSLSVGGTSLATLPLPLAALVSLTITYKLDKMSERFLTLVGPALNALAAGCPWPCMPIIASLWAQKVKRWSDYLVFSASRTVFHHNSDAVVQLLKSCFTSTLGLSPPHISSNGGVGALLGHGFGSHLSGGISPVAPGILYLRVHRSVRDVMFMTEEILSLLMHSVRDIASSACTRGAMEKLKKSKYGMRYGKVSLAAAMTRVKLAASLGSSLAWISGGLNLVQSLINETLPSWFISVHGLEQEGGESGGLVAMLRGYALAYFALFCGTFAWGVDSESAASKKRPTVLKAHLEFLASALEGKISLGCDWATAWAYASGFVCLMVACTPKWVPEVDVDILKRVSKGLRQWNEEELAVALLGLGGVGTMGAAAELIIEIGL, from the exons ATGGCGGCGGCGAGTTGTACTGTCTGGGACTCGGTACTTGAACTCACCCAGTCAGCTCAGGTCAAGAACTGCGACCCGCAACTATGGGCGATCCAACTCAGCTCCAATCTCAACTCTGCTGGCGTTGATTTGCCCTCAATGGAGCTGGCTCACCTATTAGTCTCTCATATCTGCTTCGATAATCACATGCCCATCACGTGGAAGTTCCTCGAGAAGGCCCTCTCCTTCAACCTCGTCCCTCCTTTGCTCGTCCTCGCTCTCCTCTCTACCAG gGTTGTTAGGAATCGACAGCTCCACCCGTCTGCATATAGGCTGTATATGGAACTCGTAAAGAGACACGCCTTTTCCTTTTCAGCTCTAATCGCTGCCCCAAATTATCAATT GATCATGAAATCAATAGATGATGTTGCTCATCTTTCCCAAATATTTGGCGTGCAATTGTGTGAACCTGGCTTTCTTCTGGTTGAATTTGTCTTTTCAATCGTGTGGCAGTTACTTGATGCTTCCTTGGATGATGAAGGGTTGCTGGAACTAGGTGCAGAAAAGAATTCTAGATGGCTACCCAGACCGGAGGGTATGGAAATAGATGGTCATGAGAACTTTAGTGAGAAGAGAAATGAGCACCACGAGGGGTTGCACAAAGTAAATACTACAATGGCTATCGAGCTAATTGGAGagtttctaaaaaacaaattaacctcGAGGCTACTTTACTTGGCACGTCAAAACAT GCCTTCACAATGGGGAGGCTTCATCGAGCAATTGCAACTGCTTGTTGTGCATTCTGCAGCTTTGAGGAACTCAAAACACATAACTCCAGATGCTTTTCTGCAGTTGACATCTGACACCCGAAGGGTTTTGTCTCGAGAGTGCAAAACAATATCACAACATGAGTTTCATGCAGTCATGTTTTCAGGGTCTCTCAAATCTTCTGTTGGTCAATGCCACGGGGCAAGTCAGTCTGCAGTTTGGTTAACTATTGATCTATTTCTAGAAGACACTATGGATGGGTCACAAGTGACGACAACTAGTGCTATAGAAAATCTTATCA GTTTGGTCAAAGCTCTGCAAGCAGTTAACCGCACCACTTGGCATGATACTTTTCTAGGCTTATGGATTGCAGCTTTACGGCTAGTTCAAAGG GAAAGAAATCCTAGTGAGGGTCCAGTACCTCGCCTTGATACATGCTTGTCCATGTTATTGTCTATTTCAACCCTTGTAGTGGCTAATATTATTGAGGAAGAGGAAAGTGAATTGATTGATGAAACGCAACAGAGCCCTAccaatcaaagaaaagaaaaacaggggAAACGTCGAAAGGGTCTAATTACTTCCCTGCAGCTATTGGGTGACTATGAAGGGTTGTTGACTCCGCCTCAGTCTGTTAGCTCAGTAGCTAATCAAGCTGCCACAAAAGCTACAATGTTTATCTCAGGTCTCACTGTCAGTAATGGTTATAGCATGAGTATAAATGACATGCCAGTCAACTGTT CTGGAAACTTGAGGCACCTGATTGTTGAGGCTTGTATTGCAAGAAATATGTTGGACACATCAGCATATTTATGGCCAGGCTATGTGACTCTTGCCAACCAAGTACCTCGGAGTGTTCCCAGTCAAACACTTGGCTGGTTGTCATTGATGAACGGGTCACCTTTAACCCCCTCAATGATAAACATTTTGGTTTCAACTCCAGCTTCCAG CTTACCAGCGATCGAGAAAATATATGAGATTGCAGTCGATGGTTCTGATGATGAGAAGATATCTGCCGCTGCTATTCTTTGTGGAGCCTCTCTTGTTCGTGGTTGGAATATTCAG GAACATACAAttcttttcattataaaattGCTGTCACCTCCAGTTCCTGCTGATTACTCTGGGAGTGAGAGTCACTTGATAAATTATGCTCCGCTTTTAAATGTTCTTCTTGTTGGAATATCATCTGTGGATTGCGTGCAGATTTTATCCTTACATGGTTTG GTTCCACTACTTGCTGGTGCATTGATGCCCATCTGTGAGGCCTTTGGCTCTGCTGTTCCTGAGGTCTCATGGACTCTTCCAACAGGTGAAGAACTTTCTTGTCATGCGGTTTTTTCTAATGCCTTTACACTTCTTCTGAGATTGTGGAGATTTGATCATCCACCTATTGATCATGTGATGGGAGACGTACCACCAGTGGGATCCCATCTAAGCCCTGAATACCTCTTGCTTGTAAGGAATTCCCTATTATCGTCCCTTGGAACTTCGACCAGGCGTCAACTCAGACGTAGGAGATTCTCAACAATTTTGAGTCTCTCTGTAGAACCCATATTCATGGATTCTTTCCCAAAGTTGAAACTATGGTACAGGCAGCATCTGGAATGCATTGCTTCTACCTTTTCCGGTCTTGTACATGGAACCCCTGTTCATCAGATTGTTGATGCACTCCTCAATTTAATGTTCAGAAGGATAAATAGAGGTGTTCAGCCTTCGACTTCTACGAACTCTGGAAGTAGTCTTTCATCTGGCCCTGGTGCTGAAGATGCTCAAGCTAGGCTTAAAATATCTGCATGGGATATCTTAGAAGCAACTCCATTTGCCCTTGACGCTGCTCTGACAGCCTGTGCCCATGGAAGACTCTCTCCCCGTGAACTGGCTACAG GGCTTAAAGATCTTGCCGATTTTCTACCAGCATCTTTGGCCACCATTGTAAGCTACTTGTCAGCTGAAGTTACACGAGGCATATGGAAGCCAGCTTCTATGAATGGAACTGATTGGCCGAGCCCAGCTGTCAATTTATCCTCTGTTGAGCAGCAGATAAAGAAAATACTGGCTGCCACTGGTGTTGATGTCCCAAGCCTTTCTGTAG GGGGTACATCTCTGGCTACACTTCCTTTGCCATTAGCTGCCCTAGTAAGCCTCACAATTACTTATAAATTGGACAAAATGTCTGAAAGGTTCCTCACCCTGGTTGGCCCAGCCTTGAATGCCCTTGCTGCTGGTTGCCCCTGGCCATGCATGCCCATTATAGCCTCTCTATGGGCCCAGAAAGTTAAGCGTTGGAGTGACTACCTTGTGTTCTCTGCTTCGCGTACTGTGTTCCACCATAACAGCGATGCTGTAGTTCAGCTTCTGAAGAGCTGCTTCACATCCACTCTTGGTTTGAGCCCCCCTCACATTTCCAGCAATGGTGGTGTGGGTGCCCTTTTAGGTCACGGGTTTGGCTCCCACTTATCTGGTGGAATCTCTCCTGTTGCCCCGGGAATTCTTTACTTACGAGTGCATCGGTCAGTCAGAGATGTCATGTTCATGACAGAAGAAATTCTCTCTCTTCTAATGCACTCTGTCAGAGATATTGCAAGTAGCGCGTGTACTAGAGGTGCAAtggagaaattgaagaaaagcaAATATGGGATGCGATATGGGAAAGTTTCTCTTGCTGCAGCAATGACACGTGTCAAGCTTGCAGCTTCACTTGGATCTTCTTTAGCGTGGATATCTGGCGGATTAAATTTGGTTCAATCTTTGATTAATGAAACTTTACCCTCCTGGTTTATATCAGTACATGGATTGGAGCAGGAAGGTGGAGAATCTGGAGGTCTGGTTGCAATGCTAAGGGGCTATGCACTTGCTTACTTTGCGCTATTTTGTGGGACATTTGCATGGGGTGTGGACTCAGAATCAGCAGCATCAAAAAAACGGCCAACAGTGCTCAAAGCTCACTTAGAATTTCTGGCAAGTGCTCTAGAGGGGAAAATATCGCTTGGTTGTGATTGGGCTACTGCATGGGCATACGCATCTGGGTTTGTGTGCTTGATGGTGGCTTGCACACCGAAATGGGTGCCTGAGGTTGATGTGGATATATTGAAGAGGGTAAGCAAGGGGCTGAGGCAATGGAATGAAGAAGAACTGGCTGTAGCGTTACTGGGACTAGGTGGAGTTGGTACAATGGGTGCAGCTGCTGAACTGATTATTGAAATTGGCTTGTAG
- the LOC133692390 gene encoding mediator of RNA polymerase II transcription subunit 33B-like isoform X2 has translation MEIDGHENFSEKRNEHHEGLHKVNTTMAIELIGEFLKNKLTSRLLYLARQNMPSQWGGFIEQLQLLVVHSAALRNSKHITPDAFLQLTSDTRRVLSRECKTISQHEFHAVMFSGSLKSSVGQCHGASQSAVWLTIDLFLEDTMDGSQVTTTSAIENLISLVKALQAVNRTTWHDTFLGLWIAALRLVQRERNPSEGPVPRLDTCLSMLLSISTLVVANIIEEEESELIDETQQSPTNQRKEKQGKRRKGLITSLQLLGDYEGLLTPPQSVSSVANQAATKATMFISGLTVSNGYSMSINDMPVNCSGNLRHLIVEACIARNMLDTSAYLWPGYVTLANQVPRSVPSQTLGWLSLMNGSPLTPSMINILVSTPASSLPAIEKIYEIAVDGSDDEKISAAAILCGASLVRGWNIQEHTILFIIKLLSPPVPADYSGSESHLINYAPLLNVLLVGISSVDCVQILSLHGLVPLLAGALMPICEAFGSAVPEVSWTLPTGEELSCHAVFSNAFTLLLRLWRFDHPPIDHVMGDVPPVGSHLSPEYLLLVRNSLLSSLGTSTRRQLRRRRFSTILSLSVEPIFMDSFPKLKLWYRQHLECIASTFSGLVHGTPVHQIVDALLNLMFRRINRGVQPSTSTNSGSSLSSGPGAEDAQARLKISAWDILEATPFALDAALTACAHGRLSPRELATGLKDLADFLPASLATIVSYLSAEVTRGIWKPASMNGTDWPSPAVNLSSVEQQIKKILAATGVDVPSLSVGGTSLATLPLPLAALVSLTITYKLDKMSERFLTLVGPALNALAAGCPWPCMPIIASLWAQKVKRWSDYLVFSASRTVFHHNSDAVVQLLKSCFTSTLGLSPPHISSNGGVGALLGHGFGSHLSGGISPVAPGILYLRVHRSVRDVMFMTEEILSLLMHSVRDIASSACTRGAMEKLKKSKYGMRYGKVSLAAAMTRVKLAASLGSSLAWISGGLNLVQSLINETLPSWFISVHGLEQEGGESGGLVAMLRGYALAYFALFCGTFAWGVDSESAASKKRPTVLKAHLEFLASALEGKISLGCDWATAWAYASGFVCLMVACTPKWVPEVDVDILKRVSKGLRQWNEEELAVALLGLGGVGTMGAAAELIIEIGL, from the exons ATGGAAATAGATGGTCATGAGAACTTTAGTGAGAAGAGAAATGAGCACCACGAGGGGTTGCACAAAGTAAATACTACAATGGCTATCGAGCTAATTGGAGagtttctaaaaaacaaattaacctcGAGGCTACTTTACTTGGCACGTCAAAACAT GCCTTCACAATGGGGAGGCTTCATCGAGCAATTGCAACTGCTTGTTGTGCATTCTGCAGCTTTGAGGAACTCAAAACACATAACTCCAGATGCTTTTCTGCAGTTGACATCTGACACCCGAAGGGTTTTGTCTCGAGAGTGCAAAACAATATCACAACATGAGTTTCATGCAGTCATGTTTTCAGGGTCTCTCAAATCTTCTGTTGGTCAATGCCACGGGGCAAGTCAGTCTGCAGTTTGGTTAACTATTGATCTATTTCTAGAAGACACTATGGATGGGTCACAAGTGACGACAACTAGTGCTATAGAAAATCTTATCA GTTTGGTCAAAGCTCTGCAAGCAGTTAACCGCACCACTTGGCATGATACTTTTCTAGGCTTATGGATTGCAGCTTTACGGCTAGTTCAAAGG GAAAGAAATCCTAGTGAGGGTCCAGTACCTCGCCTTGATACATGCTTGTCCATGTTATTGTCTATTTCAACCCTTGTAGTGGCTAATATTATTGAGGAAGAGGAAAGTGAATTGATTGATGAAACGCAACAGAGCCCTAccaatcaaagaaaagaaaaacaggggAAACGTCGAAAGGGTCTAATTACTTCCCTGCAGCTATTGGGTGACTATGAAGGGTTGTTGACTCCGCCTCAGTCTGTTAGCTCAGTAGCTAATCAAGCTGCCACAAAAGCTACAATGTTTATCTCAGGTCTCACTGTCAGTAATGGTTATAGCATGAGTATAAATGACATGCCAGTCAACTGTT CTGGAAACTTGAGGCACCTGATTGTTGAGGCTTGTATTGCAAGAAATATGTTGGACACATCAGCATATTTATGGCCAGGCTATGTGACTCTTGCCAACCAAGTACCTCGGAGTGTTCCCAGTCAAACACTTGGCTGGTTGTCATTGATGAACGGGTCACCTTTAACCCCCTCAATGATAAACATTTTGGTTTCAACTCCAGCTTCCAG CTTACCAGCGATCGAGAAAATATATGAGATTGCAGTCGATGGTTCTGATGATGAGAAGATATCTGCCGCTGCTATTCTTTGTGGAGCCTCTCTTGTTCGTGGTTGGAATATTCAG GAACATACAAttcttttcattataaaattGCTGTCACCTCCAGTTCCTGCTGATTACTCTGGGAGTGAGAGTCACTTGATAAATTATGCTCCGCTTTTAAATGTTCTTCTTGTTGGAATATCATCTGTGGATTGCGTGCAGATTTTATCCTTACATGGTTTG GTTCCACTACTTGCTGGTGCATTGATGCCCATCTGTGAGGCCTTTGGCTCTGCTGTTCCTGAGGTCTCATGGACTCTTCCAACAGGTGAAGAACTTTCTTGTCATGCGGTTTTTTCTAATGCCTTTACACTTCTTCTGAGATTGTGGAGATTTGATCATCCACCTATTGATCATGTGATGGGAGACGTACCACCAGTGGGATCCCATCTAAGCCCTGAATACCTCTTGCTTGTAAGGAATTCCCTATTATCGTCCCTTGGAACTTCGACCAGGCGTCAACTCAGACGTAGGAGATTCTCAACAATTTTGAGTCTCTCTGTAGAACCCATATTCATGGATTCTTTCCCAAAGTTGAAACTATGGTACAGGCAGCATCTGGAATGCATTGCTTCTACCTTTTCCGGTCTTGTACATGGAACCCCTGTTCATCAGATTGTTGATGCACTCCTCAATTTAATGTTCAGAAGGATAAATAGAGGTGTTCAGCCTTCGACTTCTACGAACTCTGGAAGTAGTCTTTCATCTGGCCCTGGTGCTGAAGATGCTCAAGCTAGGCTTAAAATATCTGCATGGGATATCTTAGAAGCAACTCCATTTGCCCTTGACGCTGCTCTGACAGCCTGTGCCCATGGAAGACTCTCTCCCCGTGAACTGGCTACAG GGCTTAAAGATCTTGCCGATTTTCTACCAGCATCTTTGGCCACCATTGTAAGCTACTTGTCAGCTGAAGTTACACGAGGCATATGGAAGCCAGCTTCTATGAATGGAACTGATTGGCCGAGCCCAGCTGTCAATTTATCCTCTGTTGAGCAGCAGATAAAGAAAATACTGGCTGCCACTGGTGTTGATGTCCCAAGCCTTTCTGTAG GGGGTACATCTCTGGCTACACTTCCTTTGCCATTAGCTGCCCTAGTAAGCCTCACAATTACTTATAAATTGGACAAAATGTCTGAAAGGTTCCTCACCCTGGTTGGCCCAGCCTTGAATGCCCTTGCTGCTGGTTGCCCCTGGCCATGCATGCCCATTATAGCCTCTCTATGGGCCCAGAAAGTTAAGCGTTGGAGTGACTACCTTGTGTTCTCTGCTTCGCGTACTGTGTTCCACCATAACAGCGATGCTGTAGTTCAGCTTCTGAAGAGCTGCTTCACATCCACTCTTGGTTTGAGCCCCCCTCACATTTCCAGCAATGGTGGTGTGGGTGCCCTTTTAGGTCACGGGTTTGGCTCCCACTTATCTGGTGGAATCTCTCCTGTTGCCCCGGGAATTCTTTACTTACGAGTGCATCGGTCAGTCAGAGATGTCATGTTCATGACAGAAGAAATTCTCTCTCTTCTAATGCACTCTGTCAGAGATATTGCAAGTAGCGCGTGTACTAGAGGTGCAAtggagaaattgaagaaaagcaAATATGGGATGCGATATGGGAAAGTTTCTCTTGCTGCAGCAATGACACGTGTCAAGCTTGCAGCTTCACTTGGATCTTCTTTAGCGTGGATATCTGGCGGATTAAATTTGGTTCAATCTTTGATTAATGAAACTTTACCCTCCTGGTTTATATCAGTACATGGATTGGAGCAGGAAGGTGGAGAATCTGGAGGTCTGGTTGCAATGCTAAGGGGCTATGCACTTGCTTACTTTGCGCTATTTTGTGGGACATTTGCATGGGGTGTGGACTCAGAATCAGCAGCATCAAAAAAACGGCCAACAGTGCTCAAAGCTCACTTAGAATTTCTGGCAAGTGCTCTAGAGGGGAAAATATCGCTTGGTTGTGATTGGGCTACTGCATGGGCATACGCATCTGGGTTTGTGTGCTTGATGGTGGCTTGCACACCGAAATGGGTGCCTGAGGTTGATGTGGATATATTGAAGAGGGTAAGCAAGGGGCTGAGGCAATGGAATGAAGAAGAACTGGCTGTAGCGTTACTGGGACTAGGTGGAGTTGGTACAATGGGTGCAGCTGCTGAACTGATTATTGAAATTGGCTTGTAG